The Dasypus novemcinctus isolate mDasNov1 chromosome 2, mDasNov1.1.hap2, whole genome shotgun sequence genome includes a region encoding these proteins:
- the IL17B gene encoding interleukin-17B, producing the protein MPPAAASGRRLPADDEPTHPRPGSPLGRYNCLAASCCCHSLGSSIWVPGGRQLWAGGLAGGMDWPHSLLFLLTVSTFLELGQPRNPKGKRKGQGRPGALTPGPHRVPLDLVSWAKPFARMEEYERNLGEMVAQLRNSSEPARRKCEVNLQLWLSNKRSLSPWGYSINHDPSRIPADLPEARCLCLGCVNPFTMQEDRSLVSVPVFSQVPVRRRLCPPPPRTGPCRQRAVMETIAVGCTCIF; encoded by the exons ATGCCGCCTGCCGCCGCGTCGGGCCGGAGGCTCCCCGCTGACGACGAGCCCACCCACCCACGCCCCGGCAGCCCCCTGGGGCGCTATAATTGCCTCGCTGCGTCCTGCTGCTGCCATTCTCTCGGCAGCAGCATCTGGGTTCCAGGCGGGCGGCAGCTGTGGGCCGGCGGCCTCGCTGGTGGGATGGACTGGCCGCACAGCCTG CTGTTCCTCCTCACCGTTTCCACCTTCCTGGAGCTGGGCCAGCCCAGGAACCCCAAAGGCAAGAGGAAGGGGCAAGGGCGGCCGGGAGCACTGACCCCTGGGCCTCACCGGGTGCCCCTGGACCTGGTGTCATGGGCAAAGCCGTTCGCCCGCATGGAGGAGTATGAGAGGAACCTTGGGGAGATGGTGGCCCAGCTGAGGAACAGCTCCGAACCAGCCAGGAGGAAGTGTGAGGTCAACCTGCAGCTGTGGCTGTCCAACAAGAGGAGCCTGTCGCCCTGGGGCTACAG CATCAACCACGACCCCAGCCGCATCCCCGCGGACCTGCCCGAGGCGCGGTGCCTGTGCCTGGGCTGCGTGAACCCCTTCACCATGCAGGAGGACCGCAGCCTGGTCAGCGTGCCCGTCTTCAGCCAGGTGCCCGTGCGCCGCCGCCTctgccccccgccgccgcgcACCGGGCCCTGCCGCCAGCGCGCCGTCATGGAGACCATCGCCGTGGGCTGCACCTGCATCTTCTGA